The DNA window AACATTATGGATACCACTGTGAAGGTGACTCCCAAGGGTGTGCAGTACAAGATCCTGAAGGATGCCGAAGGTATTTCTCCCAAGGCAGAAGACAAGGTGCTGGTACATTACGTTGGTGCCTTGCTGGACGGTACCGAATTTGATAATAGCGTCAAGCGCGGCGAACCGCTGGAATTCCCTGTAGGCGCTGTCATCGAAGGATGGCAGGACCTGCTTCAGGTCATGAAGGAAGGCCAGAAGGTTAAAGCCTGGATCCCCAGCGCTCTCGCTTACGGTGAAGAAGGCGTGTCCTCCATTATTCCTGGCAACTCCATGCTGGTTTTTGAAGTGGAACTGCTGAAGGTAAATGTGACCAATCCGGAACCTGCTCCTGCTGCCGAAGCGAAGCCTGCCGAAGTGCCCGCCGAAAAGCCTGCTGAAGGTGCTGCCGCAGCTCCTGCAACTGAACCCGCTCCCGCAGCCCAGCCCGCAAAGGCCGAAGCAAAGAAAACCGAGGCAAAGCCCTCAAAGTCCGACAGCAAAAAGAAGTGATTTAAGCTACGGCAAAATGCATTGTAAGGTGCTGCCCATGAGGGTGGCGCCTTTTTAGTTTATATTTAATTTCGTCAATAAAGAGGGTATGGAATGAGAAAGAATTTTTTTAAAATTGCCGCTGTTGGCGCATTTGTTTTTGCTGGTGTTCTTGCAGGTTGCGATTCTGGTTCGCCAAGTTCTGCGACGAATGAACCTTCCAGTTCTTCTGTGGCCGACGTAAAAACGATATATGTCACCGACACCATTTACCAGATTAAGACGGGAAGTGGCGATATTCAGGAATGGAATTCAAAGCGCTGTAATATTAAAGAGGATGGCGCCTTTACTTGTGGGGGAGAATGCTCTAATCGTGACTCCTATGCAGTAAGGATATGCTTTGATCCCGATACAGAACAGCAAATCGAATGTAGTGAACTGGTTTATATCAGGGATACGGTTTACGTAGAATTGAACTACGGTGATCATCCTTTGACGGATTATATTCCCTATGCGAAAGTCCCTGAATTCGATGGTGATTCTGTGAAAAAGCATTTTGCAGAATTTTCAAGAGCGGGCTGTGGTGTTTCCCAGAAATTTTCTTCAAACTATAGCCTAGAGGCGATTGGCCTTCCGGAAAAAAACATTTGGTACGAGGTTTGGGATTTTAGTGATCGTTATTATTCTGGAATCCGCAGTAATGATGGCAGCTGTTTGTTCTCTGCGCTTCTGACGGAAGTCGTTACTGTAACCAATCCAATTGTATGTGAGTCGAGTTTACCTGAATCCTTGATGAGAAAAACCTATAAACTGGTGGATACTTCCGCTGGGTTTCTTACCGCCGATACCACCATCCAGTGGAAGTTGGTTTACAAGGACCAGTACGGCCGTGGCGATACCTTGGATATGACCACCCATCTTACAATTCCCGAATATGGGGGTCCCCATTTGTAATCGAATTTTTTGGAGGCGGATGGTCGTGTGCTGCGGCTCGTTGCTACAACATGAAGAGATTACGGTTTAAATAGTCTGAATGCTTGTTTTAGACCGTAGTGGCTTGCCAACTTAACTTTCAACTACGGTAGAAATTGGAAAAATTCCGCAATTCAACCGTAAAAAACACCGCTATCGTTATGGCTTGGGTGCTTTTTTCCTCTGGAAACGGCTGGATTACAGCGTAAAACGGGGGAAAAGCGGAATTACTACGGTCGATAATTGAGAAAGTACTGGTTTGGACCGTAGCTCCTTAAAAAGTCTCCTGTCACTACTTTCTGACCCCGATTTTCTATTCCCTATCCCCTATCTCCTATCCCCTTTTTCCTATCTTTCCCTACATGAACCCAAATGATTTTACCTCCCAGCATTTTGAAGTTGCAGGTTTCATTCGCGAAGTGTTCGGCTATATGGAACGCTTCAAGGGCCAGCTGTTTGTCCTGAAAATCGAAGACGACCTGATGAGTCACCCGCTTTTCCCGGTGCTCATGCGAGATATTGGACTTCTCCATAAGTCCGGCATTAAAATCATTATCGTGCCCGGAACCCGCAATTCCATTGACGCCCAGCTGAAGGCTTGGGGCTTGGAATCTAAGTTCCATAACGGTGTCCGCTTGACTTGCGAAGAGGCCCTGCCCCATGTGGAACAGGCCTCCCTGGGGGCTGCCCAGCATATCATGAGTCACTTGACGGCAAGCGGCCTCCGTGGTATTCAGGGTAACTGGATTTTGGCCCGCAGCATGGGTGTGGTGAACGGTGTGGACTATATGCGCACCGGCCGCATCGAACGTATCCAGAAGGATATTCTGGAACAGCTGCTGGATGAGAATTTCGTGCCTATCATTCCGCCTATCGGCTGGAACAAGATTGGTCACGCTTACAATATTAGCTCTACGGAACTGGCCACCGAACTTTGCAAGTACCTGAAGGTGGGCAAGCTGTTCTTCATCGGTAACCAGGATGGTATTAAGCTGCAAGGTCTTGTGACTGGCAAGAACACCAAGTATCTGGAACCTACCGACAACGGCCTTATTTCCGCTATGGATGTGGACCAGGCCCAGGAACTTCTGGAATTGAATTCTGATTCCTTGAACTTCGCCCAGATGGACTACTTGCTGAATGCTATTCACGCTTGCAAGGCTGGCGCAAATCGTGTCCACTTGCTTAGTGGTGAATTCCAGGGAAGCTTGCTTCAGGAAGTGTTCTCCGCCCGCGGTGACGGTACCATGGTGTACGCCAACCAGTACTCCAGTATTCGTCCGGCAAACATGGAAGACATTCCCGATATTCTCCGCATTATGCAGGACTACATCGACAAGGGCTTCTTGGTCCCGAGAACTCAGGAAAGCATTTCCGAAAAGCTCAAGGACTACGTGGTGTATAACATCGATAACAGCATTCACGGCTGCGGCGCTCTTCATGAATTCGAAGACGGCATGGCGGAAGTTGCAGGTATCGCTGTGGGTGCCAACTACCGCAAGTCCGGTATCGGCGACGCTATCGTGCGTCACCTGATCGAAGTGGGCCGCATGAAGGGCTACAAGAAGTTGTTCCTGTTGACCACTCAGGCTCTAGACTGGTTCTATCACTTTGGTTTCGTGGACGGAACGGTGGAAGAACTGCCCAAGACCAAGCGCGACCATTACAACCATAGCCGCAAATCCCGCGTGCTGATGCTGCCTTTGGACAAGTAGCGTTTGTTTTTATTTACATGATATTGTATCTTTAACCCTATAGTCTTAGAGGCTAAAGGGTTAAGAGAATGTCTTATCGAAATTGGGTTACGTTTTTTTGTTTACTGGCTGTACTTTTCCTGCTGGGTTGTACCACTGATTCTGGCGAAGTTGTTGTCACCCGTCTGGACGCGTCAGGCGAACTGTTCTCGCCGGGCTGTGTAAAGTTTAAGGTTGATTTTCCCGCGGGTTTTAAAATCCTGAATGCACAGGTGGTTCGTCTGGATTACGACCTGAATTCGGTGGATACCGTCGGGGCCACCGTTGAAAAAGCCGATTTTGGGTTTTATTATGGCACAACGGATACGGTGGAATTCTATTCCCCTTACGTAAAGCTGTTGCTGCAAGTCTATGGAAATTCCGGTTCCCAGCAGATGGATTTTGAATACTACATGGACTTTGTCCGTCAGAACTCGGGTAAGCTTTTTATCAGAGGTACGGAGGTTCAGTTAAGTCTTGCCAAGGCGATGGCTACAGAGAGAGTGGAACGTTTCCTGAAGGAAGGTGTTCCTTTCAATGACGCCATTGATTCCGCCCATCAGATATTTGGCTCCGTCTTTAAGGAATACAATACGGTTCACGACGATATTCGATTCCTGTGCCGTTATGTACGTTACGATAGTCTGTTCTATCATGATCTGAAAGAGTTGAGGCGCGTCCTTGCCACTGCCGACCAGATTCCCGATTCCATCAGGATCCGTGCTGCGGATTTCTATATGGATATAGCAGATACTTTGGTGAGAACGGATAATTACAATCTTTGGTACCTCTACTCTCCTGCACTGAATTCAATGGCCGATGCTTTCGGCTTGGATTCCTGCGTTCAGGACAGTATTGTCCTGCAAGATACCATTCGGGATTCCCTAAGTAGATATATGGATGAACCTGTAGTATGTGCCTATTCAGTTGGTCGCTATGCTTGGCGTACGTTGACGGATATGGAAAAGTCCATTGGCTATTGTGGTCGTCAGTCCGTATATGGAATCTATGAGGAACAGCTTTACTCTTGCAATATCATGAATCATGCCTGGGAAGTTTCTTCGGATACCATCAAGTATGGCCGTATACTGATGAATGAACTTGTCAGTTCGAAGTATGGAATCTGCGGTGTGGAGGTTCCTAGAGAGAGACTGCGCTACTATGGTGATTCCCTATATATCTGTTCCTGGAGTAAGGAAGGACTGGGGAACATCTGGACCACGGGACCTGCTGAATATGATGATTATTATGGCAAGGGAATCAATGGCTGGGGCGAGATGCATTACGTCACTGACTTGAGCAAGGATGAAGCTCTGGCAGATGCCCGTGCCGCCTTGGAAAACGGAAACTGCGATAGTTCAAGGGCAGGCGAGAACGCTTTGGTGGATGGACAATACTTCCTGTGCGACAATCAGTATTGGAATGTTGTTGATGTGATTGATTACAATCTGGGCTTCTGCAACGAGGACCGCGACGGTTCCAAGGGCGTCATCCACTATGCCGATTCCAACGATTATCGAATCTGCGATGGAAACGAGTGGATTCCCTCTACTGTGGGCGCCTATTACGAAGAACGTTGTGACTCCACAAATAAATACGAGGCGGTGGAACACGACGGCCATCAGTATCTTTGCACGGGGTATGAATGGCGTGTTTTGGGAGAATCGGAAAAGGTGCCGCCCACCTACAAGGAACCCTGCGATGCCCATTTCCGTGGAAATGTGGTCTCCTATAATGATAGCCTGTATATCTGCGATGGCCACTGGCGCACTGCCTCTAGGGATGAAGTGCCTGCTCCAAATAGGGACGGTTATTTCTGTGCTCGTGATAATTGGTGGGACCTTGTGAAGTCGGAGGGAATCGTTTACGAGTGCTACAATTACGTCTGGCGGGAAGCTTCCGCCGAAAAGACTCTGGAGTATGAGTTTATTCATTCCTACAAGGGTTACTGCGATAATGGACTTAAGGGAACATCCCTTCTCTGGTGCGATACCTTGAAAAGGCTCTATGGCTGTATGAAGCAGGCGGATGGCGATAGCGTGCATTTGGGAGTGTACACTCTGAACTACGATGGGAGTACGGAGCTGGTTGCCGGTGGCGAATTCCTGGACGATTCCTTGTATCGTGTAGAGGTGGAGGGACTTACCTATGAGTTTTGCACTCAGTCTAACGGCTTCTGGAAAAGGCATCTGTTTACGACCAAGGCTTATGAGGGAGAGGCTGTCACCGCGAATTACAAGTACGATCCCTATGTAGAAGGCTCCAATATTTTCCTGCACAGTCGTCGCGGGGGCGATGACAGCGTGAAGGTTCGGGACATTGCCGACAAGAGCGAAAGTTTTGACGCTTTCTTCGCCGATTGGAAACTCCGTGTCCAGCAGGATCGTGACGGCGAGACCCGTGGGGACACTACAGGCGGAGCTCTTGCGTTCTGGAGTAACGAAAACTCCTATATGGATTATGAAACCGCCAAGGCGTTCTGCCCGGAAGGATATCATATTCCCGATACCTTGGAATGGAAAACCACTGCAAAACTGTCCCTACAGACTCTTTTGAGAGGTTATCGAAACGATTCTCCCATTGCAGAAAATGCCGGTGCCCGGCGACTTTATGATATTTTCTGGTCCAGTACCGAAAAGGATGCCGATACTCAGTATTGTTTCGAGCACGCCTATGATTACTTTGATAAGGAAGTTGTAAGACGCTTTGTGGAATGTCCCAAGGATTTGTATCCTATGGTCCAGGCGGAATGCGTAAAGGATTAACGTTTTATGGTTAGGAAAATCTTTTTAATTACGTGCTTATTATTCGGGCTGGCCTTTATGGGCTGCACCGATGTGGATGAAAAAGTTGTGGGGCGCTACGACGAAAATGGCGTGAGTTTTTCTCCAGCTGTTGTGAAAGGTGCTGTGGAATATATTCCCACCATGAAACCTTCTGGAGTGCGTCTGGTTTTCCTGAATGACAAACTGGACTCTATTGGTTATGAAGAATTGCCCGTGCAGGAAAAGGCCGTCATTTTTTATGGCTATATGGGTACAACCTTCCGTTATGGTTTTCAGTCCGAGGAAGTGGAATTGGAATCTCCTTACGTGAAGGTGGTTTCCATCTTTCCTATGGAAGGCTCTGATGAAACCATGGAATTTAGCCAGTATCTAAACGTGACTAGCGATGGTTACCACTACCAGTATTTGCTGGGGGCACTGTCTTTTTCTCGGGTGACGAAATTGGTAAAGGAAGAAGGCTACAAGCTGGACGATGCGGTTACCCTTGCGGAGGCGGAACTGGAAGCGGTTGTGGGTAAGGCC is part of the Fibrobacter sp. UWEL genome and encodes:
- the argA gene encoding amino-acid N-acetyltransferase, which codes for MNPNDFTSQHFEVAGFIREVFGYMERFKGQLFVLKIEDDLMSHPLFPVLMRDIGLLHKSGIKIIIVPGTRNSIDAQLKAWGLESKFHNGVRLTCEEALPHVEQASLGAAQHIMSHLTASGLRGIQGNWILARSMGVVNGVDYMRTGRIERIQKDILEQLLDENFVPIIPPIGWNKIGHAYNISSTELATELCKYLKVGKLFFIGNQDGIKLQGLVTGKNTKYLEPTDNGLISAMDVDQAQELLELNSDSLNFAQMDYLLNAIHACKAGANRVHLLSGEFQGSLLQEVFSARGDGTMVYANQYSSIRPANMEDIPDILRIMQDYIDKGFLVPRTQESISEKLKDYVVYNIDNSIHGCGALHEFEDGMAEVAGIAVGANYRKSGIGDAIVRHLIEVGRMKGYKKLFLLTTQALDWFYHFGFVDGTVEELPKTKRDHYNHSRKSRVLMLPLDK
- a CDS encoding FKBP-type peptidyl-prolyl cis-trans isomerase, with the protein product MKKKVINMTVKQLALFSTVALCGSLVACSGSPKPAVEPAAAPAAPAAPARVVADMNDPVNRYSYALGMDLGKAVSNINVPLNMKLVMDAISDQVDSTRPALLTDSVAEVALQELLLKMQAKKDADAKAAAQKTLDEQAQFLAKNIMDTTVKVTPKGVQYKILKDAEGISPKAEDKVLVHYVGALLDGTEFDNSVKRGEPLEFPVGAVIEGWQDLLQVMKEGQKVKAWIPSALAYGEEGVSSIIPGNSMLVFEVELLKVNVTNPEPAPAAEAKPAEVPAEKPAEGAAAAPATEPAPAAQPAKAEAKKTEAKPSKSDSKKK